The Micromonospora sp. WMMD961 genome has a segment encoding these proteins:
- a CDS encoding ribonuclease HII, with protein sequence MLTPPRTVVRREAGLYALERALQRRGFRHVAGADEAGRGACAGPLVAAAAVLPEGRRGEIDGLADSKLLTPASRERVYAEVVDRALAYAVVVIPADEVDARGLHVCNLAAMRRALASLTTRPEYVLTDGFGVDGLGVPGLAVWKGDRVAACVAAASVLAKVTRDRIMVELDGVFPAYGFAEHKGYITPEHSAALREHGPCREHRFSYVNVAAVSGRDGRPPRARRPGGHASEEPMERSWASGGTVGVALGEQPRPPAPVGEDVAMEGGVR encoded by the coding sequence GTGCTGACCCCGCCGCGCACGGTCGTACGCCGGGAGGCCGGCCTCTACGCCCTGGAACGAGCGTTGCAGCGACGCGGGTTCCGGCACGTGGCCGGTGCCGACGAGGCGGGCCGTGGTGCGTGTGCCGGTCCACTGGTCGCCGCCGCGGCGGTGCTGCCCGAGGGGCGGCGCGGCGAGATCGACGGGCTGGCCGACTCGAAGCTGCTCACCCCGGCCAGTCGGGAACGGGTGTACGCGGAGGTCGTGGACCGCGCACTCGCGTACGCCGTGGTGGTCATCCCCGCCGACGAGGTCGACGCCCGGGGGCTGCACGTGTGCAACCTCGCGGCGATGCGCCGGGCGCTCGCCTCGCTCACCACCCGGCCGGAGTACGTGCTGACCGACGGCTTCGGCGTGGACGGGCTGGGCGTGCCCGGGCTGGCGGTGTGGAAGGGCGACCGGGTGGCCGCCTGCGTGGCGGCGGCCAGTGTGCTCGCCAAGGTCACCCGAGACCGGATCATGGTGGAGCTGGACGGGGTGTTCCCGGCGTACGGCTTCGCCGAGCACAAGGGCTACATCACCCCGGAGCACTCCGCGGCGTTGCGGGAGCACGGGCCGTGCCGGGAGCACCGGTTCTCGTACGTCAATGTCGCTGCGGTCTCCGGCCGCGACGGCCGGCCGCCGCGCGCCCGACGGCCCGGCGGCCACGCCTCGGAAGAGCCGATGGAGCGCTCCTGGGCGTCAGGGGGTACCGTCGGCGTGGCGTTGGGCGAGCAGCCTCGGCCTCCGGCGCCGGTGGGGGAAGATGTGGCCATGGAAGGCGGAGTGCGATGA
- a CDS encoding DUF2469 domain-containing protein — translation MSAEDLEKYETEMELQLYREYRDIVRQFSYVVETERRFYLANQVDLHVRNSDGEVYFEVEMHDAWVWDMYRPARFVKNVRVMTFKDVNVEELEKPDISLPADSGFGG, via the coding sequence ATGAGCGCGGAAGATCTCGAGAAGTACGAGACCGAGATGGAGCTGCAGCTCTACCGGGAGTACCGCGACATCGTCCGCCAATTCTCGTACGTGGTGGAGACGGAACGCCGGTTCTACCTGGCCAACCAGGTCGACCTGCACGTGCGCAACTCCGACGGCGAGGTCTACTTCGAGGTCGAGATGCACGACGCCTGGGTGTGGGACATGTACCGTCCCGCCCGCTTCGTGAAGAACGTCCGAGTGATGACTTTCAAGGACGTCAACGTCGAAGAGCTGGAGAAGCCCGACATCTCGCTGCCCGCCGACTCCGGCTTCGGCGGCTGA
- a CDS encoding sulfite oxidase: protein MTTLDDRTSSSTGPAVADVSGPSRLAHPDEAISAEELQLAARNHGIPLEALRYDVTPAGLHYLLIHYDIPEVDAATHALTIGGAVDRPLTVTLADLRERPRVTRQVTLECAGNGRALLHPRPVSQPWLVEAVGNAEWTGTPLAPLLREAGLGPDAVDVVFTGADHGVERGVEQDYQRGLPVADALREEVLLAYEMNGAPLLPQHGAPLRLIVPGWYGMAHVKWLHSIEVRTEPFQGYQNAVAYRVRRDADDPGVPVTRIEPRALVRPPGFPDFMSRRRVLRPGACTVDGRAWSGHAPVVSVEVTTDGGESWAPAELDPAAAGDFAWRRWRYEWTAAPGRYVLGARATDASGRTQPVEQPWNRGGFANNLVQRVEVVVPAE, encoded by the coding sequence ATGACCACTCTCGATGACCGGACGTCCTCCTCCACCGGGCCGGCGGTGGCCGACGTGAGCGGCCCGTCCCGGCTCGCGCATCCGGACGAGGCGATCAGCGCCGAGGAGTTGCAGCTCGCTGCCCGCAACCACGGCATCCCGTTGGAGGCGCTGCGCTACGACGTCACGCCCGCCGGGCTGCACTACCTGCTGATCCACTACGACATCCCGGAGGTCGACGCGGCGACGCACGCGCTGACCATCGGCGGCGCGGTGGACCGGCCGCTGACGGTGACCCTCGCCGACCTGCGGGAGCGGCCACGGGTCACCCGGCAGGTGACGCTGGAGTGCGCCGGTAACGGCCGGGCCCTGCTGCACCCCCGGCCGGTGAGCCAGCCGTGGCTGGTCGAGGCCGTCGGCAACGCCGAGTGGACCGGCACGCCCCTCGCTCCGCTGCTGCGGGAGGCGGGCCTCGGGCCGGACGCTGTCGACGTGGTCTTCACCGGCGCCGATCACGGCGTCGAGCGCGGGGTCGAGCAGGACTACCAGCGTGGGCTGCCGGTCGCCGACGCGCTGCGCGAGGAGGTGCTGCTGGCGTACGAGATGAACGGCGCTCCCCTGCTGCCACAGCACGGCGCTCCGCTGCGGCTGATCGTGCCCGGCTGGTACGGCATGGCGCACGTGAAGTGGCTGCACTCGATCGAGGTCCGGACCGAGCCGTTCCAGGGGTACCAGAACGCGGTGGCCTACCGGGTCCGCCGCGACGCCGACGACCCGGGCGTGCCGGTGACGCGGATCGAGCCGCGGGCGCTGGTCCGCCCGCCAGGCTTCCCCGACTTCATGTCCCGCCGCCGCGTGCTGCGCCCCGGTGCCTGCACGGTCGACGGTCGGGCCTGGTCCGGGCACGCCCCGGTGGTGTCGGTGGAGGTCACCACCGACGGTGGGGAGAGCTGGGCGCCGGCCGAGCTGGACCCGGCGGCGGCCGGTGACTTCGCCTGGCGGCGCTGGCGGTACGAGTGGACCGCCGCCCCGGGCCGATACGTGCTGGGTGCCCGGGCGACCGACGCGTCCGGGCGGACCCAGCCGGTCGAGCAGCCGTGGAACCGTGGCGGCTTCGCCAACAACCTGGTGCAGCGGGTCGAGGTCGTGGTGCCGGCCGAGTGA